Proteins from one Burkholderia sp. genomic window:
- a CDS encoding glutamate synthase subunit beta, translating to MGKETGFLEFERRHEAYEAPLTRVKHYKEFVAALSDDDAKIQGARCMDCGIPFCNNSCPVNNIIPDFNDLVYRQDWQQAIEVLHSTNNFPEFTGRICPAPCEAACTLGIHNDPVGIKSIERAIIDKAWAEDWVKPLPVAHKTDKKVAVVGSGPAGLAAGQQLARAGHEVTVFEKNDRVGGLLRYGIPDFKLEKWLIDRRMRQMEAEGVTFRTNVFIGKDPLPTQIGSLARETILPDTLKGEFDAIVIAGGSETPRDLPVPGRELEDVHFAMDFLPQQNRVNAGDKVTNHLFAKGKHVVVIGGGDTGSDCVGTSNRHGAKSVTQFELLPQPPEQENKLMVWPYWPIKLRTSSSHDEGCKRDWAVATKRLEGKHGKVEKLIAVRVEWKDGKMVEVPGSEFEMQADLVLLAMGFTQPAAPVLDAFGVAKDARGNAHAVTEGEHAYTTSVDKVFAAGDMRRGQSLVVWAIREGRQCARSVDAFLMGHSELPR from the coding sequence ATGGGCAAGGAAACCGGTTTTCTCGAATTCGAACGCCGCCACGAGGCGTACGAGGCTCCGCTCACCCGTGTTAAGCATTACAAGGAATTCGTCGCTGCGCTGTCTGACGACGACGCGAAGATCCAAGGCGCGCGTTGCATGGACTGCGGCATCCCGTTCTGCAACAACAGCTGTCCAGTCAACAACATCATCCCGGACTTCAACGACCTGGTGTATCGCCAGGACTGGCAGCAGGCCATCGAGGTGCTGCACTCAACCAATAACTTCCCGGAGTTCACAGGCCGCATTTGCCCAGCACCTTGTGAAGCAGCCTGTACGCTTGGTATCCATAACGATCCGGTCGGCATCAAGTCGATTGAGCGCGCGATCATCGATAAGGCTTGGGCTGAAGACTGGGTCAAGCCGCTGCCCGTCGCCCACAAGACCGACAAGAAGGTGGCCGTGGTCGGCTCCGGTCCGGCGGGCCTGGCCGCTGGGCAGCAGCTCGCACGCGCTGGCCACGAGGTGACAGTGTTCGAGAAGAACGATCGCGTCGGCGGCTTGCTGCGCTACGGAATCCCCGACTTCAAGCTGGAAAAGTGGCTGATCGACCGTCGTATGCGCCAGATGGAAGCCGAGGGCGTGACCTTCCGCACTAACGTATTCATCGGTAAAGACCCACTGCCGACGCAGATCGGCAGCCTAGCCAGGGAAACTATTTTGCCGGACACTCTCAAGGGAGAGTTCGACGCGATCGTGATCGCGGGCGGTTCGGAAACGCCGCGCGACCTGCCAGTGCCAGGCCGCGAGCTCGAGGACGTGCATTTCGCGATGGACTTCCTTCCGCAGCAGAACCGCGTCAATGCCGGTGACAAGGTGACCAACCACTTGTTTGCCAAGGGCAAGCACGTGGTGGTGATCGGCGGCGGCGACACTGGTTCGGATTGCGTGGGCACCTCGAACCGTCACGGCGCGAAGTCGGTCACGCAGTTTGAACTGTTGCCGCAGCCGCCCGAGCAGGAGAATAAGCTTATGGTCTGGCCGTACTGGCCGATCAAGCTGCGCACCTCCTCGTCGCACGACGAGGGCTGCAAGCGCGATTGGGCGGTCGCCACAAAACGCCTGGAAGGCAAACACGGCAAGGTCGAGAAGCTGATCGCTGTACGCGTCGAGTGGAAAGACGGCAAGATGGTTGAAGTGCCGGGCTCAGAATTCGAGATGCAGGCCGACCTGGTCCTCCTGGCGATGGGCTTCACGCAACCAGCCGCGCCGGTGTTGGATGCCTTTGGCGTGGCCAAAGATGCGCGCGGCAATGCGCATGCAGTGACCGAAGGCGAGCACGCCTACACAACCTCGGTTGACAAGGTGTTCGCGGCCGGCGATATGCGTCGCGGCCAGTCGCTGGTGGTCTGGGCGATTCGAGAAGGCCGCCAGTGCGCACGCTCGGTCGATGCCTTCCTGATGGGCCATTCGGAACTGCCGCGCTGA
- a CDS encoding RsmB/NOP family class I SAM-dependent RNA methyltransferase, which translates to MKLHSFLIGQTEMLLGDVLKFAAPTDATTSRFFRAHPKLSNAERGVIAEVVFAVLRRKMEYSHLAESGTGTPARRLTLLGLMQTVGRSALKPHVSEAEWSWLDQVAKIDPASLPLHVRTNLPDWIHQALSYRFDADWLAQFAAAVNYSAPLDLRVNVQKATRDQVLDALKASGIEAGETPFAPNGVRVIGKPTLTKLSIFQDGLIEVQDEGSQLLCSLMAPRHGEMVVDFCAGTGGKTLTLGAAMRSTGRLYAFDVSEKRLAQLKSRLARSGLSSVHPVLLDSEHDAKIKRLASKIDRVLVDTPCSKLGTLRRNPDLKWYQTRASIAELRPKQDSILASAARLVKPGGRLVYATCSVLEAENEAIVMQFLATYSDFVLVPANKVLAEQHIALDTGDYLSLWPHRHATDGFFAAVLERRAKLTPAKTAPLRRVKTIEARADAAGAQRQSIDGLHAK; encoded by the coding sequence ATGAAGCTGCATAGTTTTTTGATTGGCCAGACCGAAATGCTGCTCGGCGACGTGCTGAAATTTGCGGCCCCGACTGACGCGACCACAAGCCGGTTTTTCCGCGCGCATCCCAAGCTCAGCAATGCTGAGCGCGGCGTGATTGCCGAAGTGGTGTTCGCGGTGCTGCGCCGGAAGATGGAATACTCGCACCTGGCCGAAAGCGGCACCGGCACGCCGGCTCGCCGCCTAACCCTGCTGGGACTGATGCAGACGGTAGGCCGTTCAGCGCTCAAACCCCATGTGTCAGAGGCCGAATGGTCCTGGCTCGACCAGGTTGCCAAGATCGACCCGGCCAGTCTGCCGCTACACGTGCGCACCAACCTACCGGACTGGATCCACCAGGCGCTGTCATATCGCTTCGATGCCGACTGGCTTGCACAGTTCGCGGCAGCTGTTAACTACTCGGCACCCTTGGATTTGCGTGTGAACGTGCAGAAAGCCACCCGCGACCAGGTGCTTGATGCGCTCAAGGCTTCTGGCATCGAGGCCGGCGAGACCCCGTTTGCGCCGAACGGCGTGCGCGTGATCGGTAAGCCGACGCTGACAAAGCTATCGATTTTCCAGGACGGCCTGATCGAGGTGCAGGACGAGGGCAGCCAGCTGCTCTGCTCGTTGATGGCACCGCGTCACGGCGAGATGGTGGTCGACTTTTGCGCTGGCACGGGAGGAAAGACCCTAACGCTGGGCGCAGCGATGCGCTCGACCGGACGCCTCTATGCCTTCGACGTGTCCGAGAAGCGACTGGCTCAGCTCAAGTCACGCCTGGCGCGCAGCGGGCTATCCAGCGTCCACCCGGTGCTGCTTGATAGTGAGCACGACGCCAAGATCAAACGGCTGGCAAGCAAGATCGACCGCGTGCTGGTAGACACGCCCTGCAGCAAGCTGGGCACGCTGCGCCGCAATCCCGACCTTAAATGGTACCAGACGCGCGCCTCAATCGCAGAACTCAGGCCCAAGCAGGACTCGATCCTCGCCAGCGCTGCGCGCTTGGTGAAGCCGGGTGGCCGCTTAGTCTATGCGACCTGCAGCGTGCTGGAAGCCGAGAATGAAGCGATCGTCATGCAGTTTCTGGCTACATATTCCGACTTTGTGCTGGTGCCGGCCAACAAGGTACTGGCCGAGCAGCACATCGCGCTCGATACCGGCGATTATCTGTCGCTGTGGCCGCATCGCCATGCCACCGACGGCTTCTTTGCGGCCGTGCTGGAGCGGCGCGCAAAGCTGACTCCCGCCAAGACCGCGCCGCTAAGGCGGGTCAAAACCATCGAAGCCAGAGCTGACGCTGCGGGCGCGCAACGTCAGTCGATAGACGGTCTTCACGCCAAGTAA
- a CDS encoding dipeptide ABC transporter ATP-binding protein, whose amino-acid sequence MKPEQGAKQPAKQAVERDRAGLEGIGSGQQAPLGVTGTNRANVAAAPGEPLLSIKHLRVSFGDALAVDDVSLTIGRSERVALVGESGSGKSVTALAILRLLHDAELGGRIDFDGRELGKLGDRAMRGLRGSEIAMIFQESMTALNPLYTVGDQIVETIVLHDSVSRREARLRAIALLGHTGIAAPERRVDSYPHQLSGGQRQRAMIAMALACRPRLLLADEPTTALDVTIRAQIVELLRDMQRDAERTRGMSILLITHDLNLVRRFAQRVAVMEKGRLVESGEVERIFTAPEHPYTRKLLNSRPQRTATPVLPTAPVMLDAREVTVSFRQKLSGLAGWFCSGRFTAVRQVSVSVRQGETLGVVGESGSGKSTLAMALLGLQRIESGQIEFDGRPLAKWRGADARCLRARMQVVFQDPFSSLSPRYTIERIVGEGLSLHRTELSADTLRERVTAVLREVGLDHTVLHRYPHEFSGGQRQRIAIARALVLEPSVLVLDEPTSALDVSIQQQVLQLLANLQRRYNLGYLFISHDLEVIGAMAHRVVVMQGGEIVESGAVGKIFMEPSHPYTRKLLAEVGQAGGRCPK is encoded by the coding sequence ATGAAGCCGGAGCAGGGAGCGAAGCAACCGGCGAAGCAGGCGGTCGAACGGGACCGAGCGGGGCTGGAAGGCATCGGGAGCGGGCAGCAAGCCCCTTTGGGGGTTACGGGCACCAACCGTGCCAACGTCGCGGCGGCGCCGGGTGAGCCGCTCCTGTCGATCAAGCACCTACGTGTGAGTTTCGGCGATGCGCTGGCCGTCGACGACGTGTCGTTGACGATCGGTCGCAGTGAGCGCGTAGCCCTGGTCGGTGAGTCGGGCTCAGGCAAGAGCGTGACCGCGCTGGCAATCCTACGCCTGCTGCACGACGCCGAGCTGGGTGGGCGCATTGACTTCGACGGGCGAGAGCTTGGTAAGCTCGGCGACCGCGCGATGCGCGGCCTACGCGGTTCGGAGATCGCGATGATTTTTCAGGAGTCGATGACAGCGCTCAATCCGCTGTACACGGTGGGCGACCAGATCGTCGAGACCATCGTACTGCACGACAGCGTGTCCAGGCGCGAGGCGCGCTTGCGCGCCATCGCGCTGCTGGGGCACACTGGCATCGCTGCGCCCGAACGGCGCGTCGACAGCTATCCGCACCAGCTTTCCGGCGGCCAGCGCCAGCGCGCCATGATCGCGATGGCGCTGGCGTGCCGACCACGCCTGTTGCTGGCTGACGAGCCAACCACTGCGCTCGACGTGACGATCCGAGCGCAGATCGTCGAGCTATTGCGGGACATGCAGCGCGACGCCGAGCGCACGCGCGGCATGTCGATCCTACTGATCACACATGACCTGAACCTGGTGCGCCGCTTCGCGCAGCGCGTGGCGGTGATGGAGAAAGGTAGGCTGGTGGAGAGCGGCGAAGTGGAGCGGATCTTCACCGCGCCAGAGCATCCCTATACACGCAAGCTGCTGAACAGCCGACCGCAGCGCACCGCCACGCCGGTGCTACCAACCGCGCCGGTGATGCTCGACGCGCGCGAGGTGACGGTCAGCTTTCGGCAGAAATTGTCGGGCCTGGCCGGCTGGTTTTGCAGTGGGCGCTTCACGGCAGTCAGGCAGGTTAGCGTATCGGTGCGGCAGGGCGAGACGCTCGGGGTGGTGGGCGAATCGGGCTCGGGTAAGTCAACACTGGCGATGGCCCTGCTCGGCTTACAGCGCATTGAGTCCGGCCAAATCGAATTCGACGGGCGACCGCTCGCGAAATGGCGCGGCGCCGACGCGCGGTGCCTGCGCGCACGCATGCAAGTGGTGTTCCAGGATCCGTTCAGCTCGCTCTCGCCACGCTATACCATTGAACGCATCGTCGGCGAGGGGCTGTCTCTGCACCGCACCGAGCTGTCCGCCGACACGCTGCGCGAGCGCGTGACTGCGGTGCTACGCGAGGTTGGACTCGATCACACCGTGCTGCATCGCTACCCGCACGAGTTCTCGGGCGGCCAGCGCCAGCGCATCGCCATCGCCCGCGCGCTGGTGCTCGAACCCAGCGTGCTGGTGCTCGATGAGCCCACCAGCGCGCTCGACGTGTCGATCCAGCAGCAGGTGCTCCAGCTGCTCGCCAACCTGCAGCGCAGGTATAACCTCGGCTACCTGTTCATCAGCCACGACTTGGAAGTGATCGGCGCAATGGCGCACCGGGTGGTGGTGATGCAGGGCGGGGAAATCGTCGAGAGTGGGGCAGTCGGAAAAATTTTCATGGAACCATCACATCCGTATACGCGCAAGCTGCTCGCTGAAGTCGGCCAGGCCGGGGGGCGCTGCCCCAAATGA
- a CDS encoding ABC transporter permease, whose amino-acid sequence MASSHSIYATTPVDAACVHVSLSPERRVWQRFCRQRLGYWSFVVFLVAFGISVAAPLWSNDKPLVVRYAGHWYFPIAKDYAETAFGGDFPTQTDYLDPYVRKRINAPGNFAIYPPNRYSYATLNYFSALPNPAPPSRDNWLGTDAQGRDLLARLVYGFCVSVEFALVLTVISTVLGILAGAVQGFYGGRIDIVGQRLIEIWSSMPELYLLIIFASIFEPNFLLLIVLLSLFSWNGLADYVRAECLRNRTQDYVRAARAMGLSNWQIIWHHVLPNSLTPVITFLPFRMSGSILALTSLDFLGLGVPSPTPSLGELLSQGKANLDAWWISLATFVVLVCTLLLLTFMGDALRNALDLRVADTARSAGGAR is encoded by the coding sequence ATGGCGTCCTCACACTCGATTTACGCAACAACGCCCGTTGACGCCGCCTGTGTGCATGTCTCGCTGTCTCCCGAACGCCGCGTCTGGCAGCGCTTTTGCCGCCAGCGCTTGGGCTACTGGAGCTTTGTGGTGTTCCTGGTCGCCTTCGGGATCAGCGTAGCCGCTCCGCTCTGGTCCAACGACAAGCCGCTGGTGGTGCGCTACGCGGGCCATTGGTACTTCCCGATCGCCAAGGACTATGCCGAAACTGCTTTCGGCGGCGATTTCCCGACCCAGACCGACTACCTCGATCCTTACGTGCGCAAACGGATCAACGCGCCCGGCAACTTCGCGATCTACCCGCCGAACCGTTATTCCTATGCAACGTTAAACTATTTCTCGGCGCTGCCAAACCCTGCGCCGCCCTCACGAGACAACTGGCTCGGCACTGACGCGCAAGGGCGCGACCTTCTCGCGCGGCTGGTTTACGGCTTCTGCGTGTCGGTTGAATTTGCGCTGGTGCTGACCGTGATCAGCACCGTGCTGGGGATCCTGGCCGGCGCGGTGCAGGGCTTCTACGGCGGGCGCATTGACATCGTCGGGCAGCGCCTGATCGAGATCTGGAGCTCAATGCCTGAGCTCTACCTGCTGATCATCTTCGCCTCGATTTTCGAGCCCAACTTCCTGCTGCTGATCGTACTGCTCTCGCTGTTCAGCTGGAACGGCCTGGCCGACTACGTGCGCGCGGAGTGCCTGCGCAACCGCACCCAGGACTACGTGCGCGCCGCGCGCGCGATGGGCCTGTCGAACTGGCAGATCATCTGGCACCACGTGCTACCTAACAGCCTGACGCCCGTTATCACTTTTCTACCATTTCGCATGAGCGGCTCGATCCTAGCGTTGACCAGCCTCGACTTCCTCGGCCTGGGCGTGCCGTCGCCCACCCCGAGCCTGGGCGAGCTGCTCTCGCAGGGCAAGGCTAATCTAGACGCCTGGTGGATCTCGCTAGCGACCTTCGTCGTGCTCGTGTGCACGCTGCTGTTACTGACCTTCATGGGCGATGCGCTTCGCAACGCGCTCGATTTGCGTGTGGCGGATACTGCGCGGTCGGCTGGAGGTGCGCGATGA
- a CDS encoding ABC transporter permease subunit, with product MWSYILKRLLLMIPTLLGVLTITFAVIQFVPGGPVEQAIQELRKGAEQGYAPFGMRVYSGVDPHQLAQLKALYGFDKPPIERYGLMLEHFAHCDLGQSYSHHQSVWSLVVSKLPVSISIGIWTFLLTYLISVPLGIAKAVYNGTPFDVASSLAVLVGYAIPGFVLGVLLLVLFGGSSFWPLFPLRGLTSDNFDQLSLGAKITDYLWHLVLPITTLVVGSFAVITMLTKNAFLDEIRMQYVLTARAKGLSEWHVLWKHVFRNAMLPLIVGFPTAFISVFFSGSLLIETLFSLDGLGLLSYESAIRRDYPVVLGTLYLFTLISLVTKLVSDLCYVWVDSRIQFDQLER from the coding sequence ATGTGGAGCTATATTCTCAAACGTCTGCTGCTGATGATCCCAACCCTGCTCGGCGTGTTGACCATCACCTTCGCGGTGATCCAGTTCGTGCCGGGCGGCCCGGTTGAACAGGCGATCCAGGAACTGCGCAAGGGCGCGGAGCAGGGCTACGCACCGTTCGGCATGCGCGTCTACTCGGGTGTGGACCCACATCAACTCGCCCAGCTCAAGGCGCTGTACGGCTTTGATAAACCACCGATCGAGCGCTATGGACTGATGCTGGAGCACTTCGCGCATTGCGACCTGGGCCAGAGCTACTCTCATCACCAAAGCGTCTGGTCGCTGGTGGTCTCGAAGCTGCCGGTGTCGATCAGCATTGGCATCTGGACCTTCCTGCTGACCTACTTAATTTCGGTGCCGCTAGGCATCGCCAAGGCAGTCTATAATGGCACGCCTTTCGACGTGGCCTCGAGCCTGGCGGTGCTGGTCGGCTACGCGATTCCCGGCTTCGTGCTCGGCGTGCTACTGCTTGTGCTGTTCGGCGGCAGCTCGTTCTGGCCTCTGTTCCCGCTGCGCGGCCTGACCTCCGACAATTTCGACCAGCTGAGCCTAGGTGCCAAAATCACAGACTACCTCTGGCACCTGGTGCTGCCGATCACGACCTTGGTCGTGGGCAGCTTCGCGGTGATTACTATGCTCACCAAGAACGCCTTCCTCGACGAGATCCGCATGCAGTACGTGTTAACCGCGCGCGCCAAGGGCCTATCGGAGTGGCATGTGCTCTGGAAACACGTATTCCGTAACGCGATGTTGCCGCTAATCGTGGGCTTTCCGACCGCCTTCATCAGCGTCTTTTTCTCGGGTAGCTTGCTGATCGAAACGCTGTTCTCGCTCGACGGCCTGGGCCTGCTATCCTATGAATCGGCGATCCGCCGCGACTACCCGGTGGTGCTAGGCACGCTCTACCTGTTCACGCTGATCAGCCTGGTCACCAAGCTGGTTTCCGATCTCTGTTACGTCTGGGTTGACTCCCGGATCCAATTCGACCAACTGGAGCGCTGA
- a CDS encoding extracellular solute-binding protein, whose product MPIPSFRAAALCRTLHAAIAALLALFAVTTAPPAHAVYAIAQYGEPKYPPGFKHFDYVNPDAPKSGTLVLANPNRLTTFDKFNPFTLRGNPAPGIGLLFESLMMGSLDEPASAYGLLADDVTIAPDQLSATFHLNPRVRFSNGDAVTADDVKYSFDTLKSPQATPQYAAYFAEIKRAVVVSAATIRFEFARADRELPLTAGAIPVFSRKWGTRPDGSHVPFDQLAFEVPIGSGPYLIECYDTGRTITYRRDSHYWGADLPVRVGTNNFTHIVYKLYGDEVARLEGFKAGEYDVLVEYIARNWVRRDIGKRFDKGELIKHEFRQHNGAGMQGFIMNLRRSLFQDVRVREALDLAFDFEWLNRQLFYGGYTRLNSYFADTELQATGTPGAGELAILEPLRKQLDPTVFGPMPEQPSTNSNSPGSLRANLLKARALLTAAGWTYRNGSLRNARGEPLRFEILEASGGSMEPVVVVYQHNLAKLGIEACFRTADFALLQKRLDAFDYDMTTIRYPGVQVPGSEQVLRYASRYADQTGSENLIGLKSLTVDAILKTLVQAKTREQLLDATHALDRVLMHGYYVVPQWYSTMHRVAYQRRLAYPTTLPLYYSAEDWVVSTWWEKPAAHTASTTGR is encoded by the coding sequence ATGCCGATTCCGTCGTTCCGGGCCGCTGCGCTTTGCCGCACCCTGCATGCCGCCATCGCCGCCTTGCTGGCCTTGTTCGCCGTGACTACTGCGCCTCCTGCCCATGCCGTCTATGCGATCGCGCAATATGGCGAGCCGAAATATCCACCCGGCTTCAAGCATTTCGACTACGTGAACCCGGACGCGCCTAAGAGCGGTACCTTGGTGCTGGCCAACCCGAACCGACTCACCACTTTCGATAAGTTCAACCCGTTCACACTGCGTGGCAATCCCGCGCCTGGTATCGGCCTGTTGTTCGAGAGTCTGATGATGGGAAGCCTCGACGAACCGGCCAGCGCCTATGGTTTGCTGGCTGACGACGTGACGATCGCGCCGGACCAGCTTTCGGCTACCTTCCATCTCAATCCCCGCGTGCGCTTCTCGAACGGTGACGCGGTCACAGCCGATGACGTCAAGTATTCCTTCGACACGCTCAAGAGCCCGCAGGCCACGCCGCAGTACGCGGCTTATTTCGCCGAGATCAAGCGCGCGGTGGTGGTCTCCGCGGCCACCATCCGCTTCGAGTTTGCGCGCGCAGATCGCGAGTTGCCGCTCACCGCCGGTGCCATCCCGGTGTTCTCCCGCAAGTGGGGCACCAGGCCAGACGGCAGCCACGTGCCGTTCGACCAATTGGCCTTTGAGGTGCCGATCGGCAGCGGCCCCTACTTGATAGAGTGCTACGACACCGGTCGCACCATCACCTACCGTCGCGATTCTCATTATTGGGGGGCCGACCTGCCGGTGCGGGTGGGCACCAACAATTTCACGCATATCGTCTATAAGCTTTACGGCGACGAGGTGGCACGTCTGGAGGGCTTCAAGGCTGGTGAATACGACGTGCTGGTCGAGTACATCGCACGCAACTGGGTACGGCGCGACATCGGAAAGCGCTTTGACAAAGGCGAGCTAATCAAGCACGAATTCCGCCAGCACAATGGCGCGGGCATGCAGGGTTTCATAATGAACCTACGCCGGTCGCTGTTCCAGGACGTGCGCGTGCGCGAGGCGCTGGACCTGGCCTTCGACTTCGAATGGCTGAACCGCCAGCTGTTCTATGGAGGCTACACGCGCCTGAACAGCTATTTCGCCGATACCGAGCTACAGGCCACCGGTACGCCAGGCGCGGGCGAGCTGGCGATCTTGGAACCGTTGCGTAAGCAACTGGATCCGACCGTGTTCGGGCCGATGCCTGAGCAGCCTTCCACTAATTCGAATTCGCCAGGTTCGCTGCGCGCCAACCTGCTGAAGGCGCGCGCGCTGCTGACCGCGGCCGGCTGGACTTATCGAAACGGCTCGCTGCGCAACGCGCGCGGCGAGCCTCTCCGCTTCGAGATCCTCGAGGCTTCGGGCGGTTCAATGGAGCCGGTGGTCGTCGTCTACCAGCACAATCTTGCTAAGCTAGGCATCGAGGCGTGCTTTCGCACCGCCGATTTCGCACTACTGCAGAAGCGTCTCGACGCCTTCGACTATGACATGACTACGATCCGCTACCCGGGCGTGCAGGTGCCGGGCAGTGAGCAGGTGCTGCGCTACGCCAGCCGCTACGCCGACCAGACTGGCTCGGAAAACCTGATCGGCTTGAAATCGCTGACTGTCGACGCGATCCTGAAGACCCTGGTGCAGGCGAAGACGCGCGAGCAACTGCTTGACGCTACTCACGCGCTCGACCGGGTGTTGATGCACGGCTACTATGTTGTGCCGCAGTGGTACAGCACCATGCACCGGGTCGCCTACCAGCGGCGACTGGCCTATCCCACGACGTTGCCGTTGTACTATTCAGCGGAGGACTGGGTGGTGTCGACCTGGTGGGAGAAACCCGCCGCGCATACCGCTTCGACCACGGGGCGCTGA
- a CDS encoding class I SAM-dependent methyltransferase, which translates to MSDHPIIDWPAWSVSPPGRYVLEWEQAQLDRVVSDVFGFHALQLGLPQLDSLRENRMPGRGLVLDPASVPSAPFRYPCAGGYPVGPHHAPTGCSMVWCDLHELPFEAQSIDLIVMPHTLEFTADPLDLLREVERVLMPEGRLVITGFNSLSLWGARQSVGRIANRPFVPVARDPIAFIRLKDWIKLLGFDIERGRFGCYRPPLATDKWMARYAFMEAAGDRWWPIFGAVYMVTAVKRVREMGLVGPILVRKPVRAPGFATASTPTTHQEHS; encoded by the coding sequence ATGTCCGATCATCCGATTATAGACTGGCCCGCCTGGAGCGTCTCGCCGCCGGGTCGCTACGTGCTCGAGTGGGAACAGGCCCAGCTCGACCGCGTGGTGTCCGACGTGTTCGGCTTTCATGCTTTGCAGCTAGGTCTGCCTCAACTCGATTCCCTGCGCGAGAACCGGATGCCCGGTCGCGGTCTCGTGCTGGACCCGGCCAGCGTCCCCAGCGCACCGTTCCGCTATCCCTGTGCGGGCGGCTACCCGGTCGGCCCGCATCATGCGCCGACCGGGTGCAGCATGGTTTGGTGCGACTTGCACGAGCTTCCGTTTGAAGCGCAGAGCATCGACCTGATCGTGATGCCGCACACGCTGGAGTTCACCGCTGACCCGCTCGACCTGCTGCGCGAGGTCGAGCGGGTACTGATGCCGGAAGGCCGGCTGGTGATCACGGGCTTCAATTCGCTGAGCTTGTGGGGTGCCCGGCAGTCGGTCGGGCGCATCGCCAACCGGCCCTTCGTGCCGGTCGCTCGTGACCCGATCGCTTTCATCCGCCTCAAGGACTGGATAAAGCTGCTCGGCTTCGACATCGAACGCGGTCGCTTCGGCTGCTACCGTCCGCCGCTGGCCACCGACAAGTGGATGGCGCGCTATGCTTTCATGGAGGCCGCCGGAGACCGCTGGTGGCCGATCTTCGGCGCGGTCTACATGGTCACCGCGGTCAAGCGCGTGCGCGAGATGGGGCTGGTAGGCCCGATCTTGGTCCGCAAGCCTGTGCGGGCACCCGGCTTCGCGACCGCCTCTACCCCCACCACCCATCAAGAGCATTCATGA
- the rnhA gene encoding ribonuclease HI: MTLQSIDIYTDGACKGNPGPGGWGALLRFGAQEQELFGGEAGTTNNRMELLAVIKALEALKRRCHVVVHTDSQYVQKGISEWIHGWKKKGWVTTTKTPVKNDDLWKRLDELVFGHEIEWRWVKGHTGHAENERADALANRGVEALSKQA, encoded by the coding sequence ATGACGTTGCAATCGATCGATATCTATACCGACGGTGCTTGCAAGGGTAATCCCGGCCCCGGCGGCTGGGGTGCCCTGCTGCGCTTTGGCGCCCAGGAACAGGAACTGTTCGGCGGCGAGGCTGGCACCACCAACAACCGTATGGAGCTGCTGGCCGTGATCAAAGCACTCGAGGCGCTTAAGCGCCGCTGCCACGTGGTCGTGCACACCGATTCACAATACGTGCAAAAAGGCATCAGCGAGTGGATCCACGGCTGGAAGAAAAAAGGCTGGGTGACCACAACGAAGACGCCGGTCAAGAACGACGATCTCTGGAAGCGGCTCGACGAGCTGGTGTTCGGCCATGAGATCGAATGGCGCTGGGTCAAAGGCCATACAGGCCACGCCGAGAACGAACGCGCAGACGCGCTCGCCAACCGCGGCGTCGAAGCGCTGTCGAAGCAGGCCTGA